The sequence AGTTCAAGTCCGTCTACTCGATGCGTATGTACGAACTTATGAGCGGACAGACAAAGCCTTTGACATACAAGTTTGAAGACCTTAAAGAGCGGTTCGGAGTAAAAGATAAATATAAACTCGTAGGTCATTTTAAGACAAGAGTATTAGATATTGCAAAGAAAGAGCTTGACGAATGCAGCCCTTATTCTTTCAACTATACAGAAGAAAAAGAGGGTCGAAAGGTTGTCGGTTTTAATTTCTTCCCTACATTCAACCCAGAGAAAAAGGACCCAGAGCTGTACGAAAGGGAAAAACGTTCCAAGCTAACAGCACGTGCACAAATCAGCAAAGCAGCTTTAGACTATCTCCGATACTCGTTCGAGTTTAAAGCAGCTGAAATAAACAAGAATAAAAAAACAATCGTCGAGGGAGAGCAAAAAATACCCGATTTCATCGGATTTCTGTCTTCCCTTGTCGGATCATCGAGGACGGCAAAGAACCGCATCGGATATGTGATTAATGCTATCAAGAAGAAGACCGCAGAAATATAAAATAACTTGCATCAGATAATATGAACGCTGGAATTTTAATGATGATTTTCATCATCGCAATAGCCAATATTGGCGGTATTTACTTCTACCTCCAAGACAAAAAGCAAAACTAAGTACAAAAACTTGCATCAGATGCAAGTCTATTCCCACCACATGCAAGATTTGCACATGGTGCAAACTTTTTCAAAATAAAACACTATATTTGCATTATGAACAATAAAAACATCTGTGATATGAAAGTTGGTGATAACGTTTTGATTTCTCCCGACTTGACCCATCAGACAGATTGGGTTAAGGGAAAGGTTATCGACGTGGAACAAAATCAGTTTGTAGGGGTTGTTATCTCTGCTGAAACGTCTGATGGTGATATTTTCTTTGGGTACGAGGATTTATTTAAGGCTGCCGAAGTATGTATGCACTAAGTTTTGATATGGTTGTTTCTGACCTAAAGCAATACTACGGAGAGCCGTACAACAAAGCTTATTACGAAATAAAATCTTTGTTGAAAGACAATGGTTTTACGTGGGTTCAAGGCAGTACATACCTAACTGCAAACGATGACCTTACCGCACTTGTAAAAGTTGTTATGGAACTTTCCAAAATAGACTGGTTCAAGAAGTCGGTACGTGACTTGCGTGGGTTCAAGGTTGAAAGCTGGTCAGACTTCACAAGCCTTGTAAAAAACTCATAAATGGGATAAAAGCGAGTTCCGACAATTCGGATTACTCGCTTTCTTGTCCGAGTTCCCTCGCTTTTTCCGCATAGTCTTGCATTATCTTCTGTGAAGTCTGTGGGTTCTTAGACTTGTAATACTGCCAGTATTTAGCATCCCATTGCACCTCGACCGCCTTTGTCTTTTCCCTTGAACAGTTAACTATCGTTGAAACCATCCAAGTGCAAAGGGCAAACAAGATAGTTGCACCAACTATAAGATGCCACTTCTTATCAGCAAACCACCCCATAACATTCTGCGTGTTCTTGATTTTCTGCTCCACCCTTTTCAGCTGAACATCGACCAACGCAGCAATACCGACTTCAAAACGTTTCATTTCCTCGTCAACACTCTTTGTTATAGCATTCTTGCTGCCTATTGATGCGGTCTGTTCAGCTGCTGTTATTGCTTCAGTAATCTGTTTTGCCTTTTCCTCCAGTGCGTGAATAGCTGCTGTATATTGGCTTTGTTGTGTGGTTGTTTGAAGTAAGCTGATAAGATTTCTAAAGTACTCTTCACTCTTTGTATCAAGATGAAGGCTCGGATTGAACTCTCTAAGTTCATATAACAAAACTTGGTATTTATCATTAACCGCTTTCCAATTTCTTTCCAGTTCGTTCTCTTTTCCTTGCAATCTGTCGATAAAACCGCCTAAATCAGAAGTAAGACTATCCACAACCTGGCGTAACTCTTCCCTGGTCTCCTGGACCTTGCCGATTAGTTCTTGGTTCTGTCCTATGATAGTACGCTCTGCATCTTTTGACATTCTGACAGCTGTACCCTTATCGGTGGAACACTCTGCCCCAACCCTTGATACGCTTTTCTTCGGTATCGACTTTTGGCTGGTCTGCTCGTTCGTCTTGCTTTCTTCGAGTTTCTTCTTGTATTCTTCTCTGTTCATCTTGTTTCTGTTTAAGTTCTTGTTGTAATTTCTTCCACTCGTTTTCAATCCTTGCCAGTGTTAGGTTTCTGTCTATCTTGCTCGCCTTGATGCGGTGTACTCCATCGGTGAGGAAATACCCCTGCAGAACGTTTGCCGTTCCGCTTTCATCGTGATGATAATATCTATCTATCTTTAGCCCTTGTTCCTCAACTGCACGTTCAAAACCATCAAAAGACCAATTTTTAAGCCCTCTGAGCGCATTTCTCGCCTTTTCCTTGATAACTGCCCGCTGTTCCTTTCCGATGTCCTCTGCGGTCTTTAATCCGTATTCTCTGGCTACTTTCTCGGCTGCTGCCTTTGCACGCAGTCCAATTTGGCTGTCAGATATTACGTTTCCCTCAAGGTCTATGCGGTTTATGATGTCGTGCAGGTGGGTGCGCTCGATGTCGTTTTCAGCACCATAGTGCAGTATAGTAATACGCTGCGAGTTGTCAACTCCGAGATATTGGAGCCATTTACTATGTGCCTCTTTCCACTTCGTTTCATCATCGCCCCATTGCTCGATTAGTTCCTTTGATGGAGAAAAGGAGAGCCAAAGGAAATCACGCTTTATGTTGTCGTGTCCCGTTCCGTTCTTCCAGTTCCTCATCTCATTGAAACATTCTTCGGGTGTTTCTCCAGATAGTCCGTGCATCTCAAAGCTGTCTGCAACGTCTACCCCATTGATTTGTTTTTCTTCTGCATACTTCACGGCTGCCCTGCCGTGGCTGATACTTTCCGCCTTTCCGATTATACTCATACTCTAAGTAGTTTTTTTAGTACACTTATAATACGTTCGTTTTGTAGTTTCACCATTATCCATTCTTGGCTATGGAAATAGTTGTTAAGCTGCTGTAGATTGTATCGCATAGCAGATACGACTTTCAGCTGCTCACGTTCATCATCGGTGAACGCTGCACGTGGTGTTCTCGATAGAACGACTTGCCGAAGATATTCGGATACGTTCTTTCCGCAACTCTTCGCTCTGTCTTCAATGATACGTCTTTCGGCATCATTGACACGGAAAGTGAGAGTTGTCTGACGCACTGGCGAAGATGTTTCTTGCCGTGTTCGTCGGAAGGTCTTTTTATTGTCTTTTTCCTTGTTCATATGGCGTTAGCCCTCTTTGCGACCGCAGGGAGAAAAGCCAGTTGTCAAGTATGAAATTAGGGGTGGTCCCTGCCCCCCTAATGTAATACGTTGACACAACTGGCTTTCTGCCGTTTATCTGCTGGGTACATCCTGCTGCAAAGATAGGTGATTTCATTGCAGCCTGCAAATTTTAAGCGTTAAAATTGCAGGTGTTTCAATGTAGCACCGCATCGGAGAAGTGAGGAGTGACCGAGAAGAAAAAAGGCAGAAATTCGTCACGGCGTTAGCCCCATCAGTGGGGTATAGGGGGCACGCCCCCATAGCGACCAGCACCGAAAAGCGACAGCGGTTAATCAGTGCGCCCGATGGTGTGGAGGAACGGAACACCCTGCGCACATAGTGAAGAGAAAGCGCAGCGAAACGAAACGACCCATACAGACCAAAACATACTAAAAAGTAAAAAATCTTTACAGCCAATAAAACGTTATTTCTTTGTAGTACCCCCAACCCCCAAGGGGGCTGCTTGCTTTCCCTTTGGTTTTCAGCGTTTTACATCGTTTTTTATTCGGGCGCAGCCCTCTAAAAAACCTATACTTTGTTTATAGCATGGTATGTTATATGCATATCAACATTTGTAAAAGACTGAATATCAAATATATAAACCACTAATATATGAGTTTTACAATACTAATATATGAGTTTTACAATACTATTTTAATACTTTATATATGAGTTTTACAATACTAATAATGAATTTTATTTTGTTTTCTCATAAATTATTTGTATCTTTGCATCATAATTGTAAATCAAAGACTTATGGACAAACGATTTTTTGATGCACAGCTTAAGGCTGCAGAAGTTCAAACACTTCTTGCACATATCAGCAAGAACGTAAACTACAAGCAAGATTTGGAGGAGTTGGCAACACGTAATATCGATGTTATAAACGCTACTCTTTCAGAGGTCTGCCAGATGCTCGAAAAGCTAAACCAAGAACTAACAAATCAGTAATAACAAAAGACAATGGCAAGACCTGTTGAAGAAAACAAGAATGTTATTCAGTCCTATATGCTTACGGCTGCTCGATACGATTTTAGTGTATATGAAAAGCGTATCTTATACCGCCTTGTGGAGTTGGCGCAAGCCGAATTGCAGGGCAAAGACTTTGTAGAATGGATTGGTATGAGAGTAGAAACAAATCTGTTCGGTGACAAGGATATCACAATGCCAGTGCGTTGTATTCTTGCCAACGAGGAAGACAAAAATTATGTTTTGGCAAAGAAAGCCTTTAAAGCTATGTCAAGCCGTACTATCGAGCAGACTAAAGGAAATGTTTGGTATCTCGACCACATGCTGGAGAGAGTAAGGGTAAATTTGGGTACTGGAGTAGCAAAATTCCGTGTATCTCCTAACGTCTGGAACATAGTGTTAGACTTCACAAAGGGGTATCGCAAATACGAATTAAAAACTACGTTGCAGTTCAAATCCGTCTACTCAATGCGTTTCTATGAACTTCTAAGCGGACAAACAAACCCCTTAGATTATTCTTTAGAGGAACTTCGTAAAATGTTCTCACTTGAGAAGAAATTTAAGGCTGTTGCTGATATCGAAAGATATGTTCTTGAAGTAGCCCAAAAGGAACTTGACGAAAGCAGCCCTTATTCGTTCACTTGGAAAAGGCAGGAAGTTGCATCGAGGGGGCGCAATGGAAAGAAAGTTGTCGGTTACACGTTCTATCCAAAGTATATTCAGAAGAACAAAGACCCACAGCTTGAACAGAAAGAACTGCAAGCAAAGGTTGGCAACATTGCAGGTGCTTATGGTATGCTTGACAGGGCTGTATCTGATTATCTTCTGTACAATCTGAATATGACCAAAGAGGAAATAAACGCTAACAAAGCTTTGTTCTTGACGGCTCAACAGACATTGCCAAACCTTGTCGAACACCTTGCAGACCTAAGAGAAAGAGCTGCACGAAGTGGCAAAGGCACCGGCTGGATCATCAACGGACTAAAGGGAAAAATAAAAAAGGGGAAATAACTTGCATCAGATAATATGAACGTTGGAATTTTAATGATGATCTTCGTCATCGCAATAGCCAATATTGGCGGTATTTATTTCTATCTCCAAGACAAAAAGCAAAACTAAGTACAAAAACTTGCACCAGGTGCAAAGCCTTTCCCACTACATGCAAGATTTGCATCTGATGCAAGATTTTGCGTGAGGTGGGAATTTTGGTTTATAGGGGGGCGTTTCGTTTCGCTGCGCTTTCTCTTCACTATGTGCGCAGGGTGTTCCGTTCCTCCACACCATCGGGCGCACTGATTAACCGCTGTCGCTTTTCGGTGCTGGTCGCTATGGGGAGACCCCTATACCCCCATGACGCAATAAAATTGCGATTTCCTACGCTCATTCGAGCAGCTTAACAGCTTATCAGATTGTATCATGACACACTCTAATTTGCCATTTATTTTCGTTTTAACGGCTTTTTTCTCTTTCGAAGATAAATTCTACCTAAAATTTCATTTAACCCTTCAGAAAGGCTTAAAATGCTTTTTAGAGATTTCAGATAACGCTTTCTAATGGGAAAGATAAAAAAAAGTATCGTTTGCGTTTGCGCAGAGCAAAATGATATAGAAAAATGTTTTAAACCTTTTACATTGGGAGGTAGCCTAATACCCCCCTCTCCTCGTGAGGGGGTATAGACACCCCTCACGAGGAGGGGGACTACGTGCGGCAAGCCGTGTCTATATTAGGCTCTCCGAGGGTTGACAATGTAAAAAACAGGGGGTGGTCCCTGACCCCATAAGACGAGAGACCACCCCCCCTGATAATTTCATTTCAGGGACCACCCCTTCTAAAATAAATAAATATCACAATTTCAATAAATTACAAGGCCAGGGACCACCCCCAGGGACCACCCCAAAATACCAAAGATTAGGGGGTGGTCCCTGGCTCGCAAAAACGAGAGACCACCCCCCTGATAATTTCATTTCAGGGACCACCCCCAGGGACCACCCCTTCTAAAATAAATAAATATCACAATTTCAATAAATTACAAGGCCAGGGACCACCCCCAGGGACCACCCCCAAAATATCAAAGATTAGGGGGTGGTCCCTGACTCGCAAAAACGAGAGACCACCCTTTGATAATTTTTATATAAGGGACCACCCCCCAGGGACCACCCCTAAGTTTATCAGAGACCACCCCCCTGGAACTACAAAATTAGTCCCTACTTGTCATCATAATGCCCCATAGCCGATAATACAAGTACAACGATTGTCGTATCGTTAACTATGTAGCGCAGACGGTTCTTCTTATCGAGTTTCCTCGACCACATGCCATCAACATAACGAAGCTGATGTGGGTGTCCTGTGCCAGTGTATGGATGTTCCCGAAGTTCGGCTAATAAAAGTTTTAATTTTTTGTATGCCTGCGCATCAGACTTTCTTAGCCTGGCTATTTCCTTTTGGGATTGTTCCGTGAAATCTAATTCATACATGGCCTGTACGCTCTAAAAAATCATCAAGACTTTCCCATTTCTCCATACGGCTAATACGACCATTCTTCAAATCGTCTAAGCCTTTTTGGATAGACAGAAGTTCTTCCCTTGTAAGCATATCCTCGTCTTTTGCAACGCTGATAAGGATAGGCTGTGCGTTTCTCCGAGCTACATAGATTGTTTCATGAGCTGCCAAATCAAAGTATTTCTTTTGAT comes from Prevotella melaninogenica and encodes:
- a CDS encoding prevent-host-death protein, translated to MQVISTREFRANQKKYFDLAAHETIYVARRNAQPILISVAKDEDMLTREELLSIQKGLDDLKNGRISRMEKWESLDDFLERTGHV
- a CDS encoding virulence protein; the encoded protein is MYALSFDMVVSDLKQYYGEPYNKAYYEIKSLLKDNGFTWVQGSTYLTANDDLTALVKVVMELSKIDWFKKSVRDLRGFKVESWSDFTSLVKNS
- a CDS encoding relaxase/mobilization nuclease domain-containing protein encodes the protein MSIIGKAESISHGRAAVKYAEEKQINGVDVADSFEMHGLSGETPEECFNEMRNWKNGTGHDNIKRDFLWLSFSPSKELIEQWGDDETKWKEAHSKWLQYLGVDNSQRITILHYGAENDIERTHLHDIINRIDLEGNVISDSQIGLRAKAAAEKVAREYGLKTAEDIGKEQRAVIKEKARNALRGLKNWSFDGFERAVEEQGLKIDRYYHHDESGTANVLQGYFLTDGVHRIKASKIDRNLTLARIENEWKKLQQELKQKQDEQRRIQEETRRKQDERADQPKVDTEEKRIKGWGRVFHR
- a CDS encoding replication initiation protein; protein product: MARPVEENKNVIQSYMLTAARYDFSVYEKRILYRLVELAQAELQGKDFVEWIGMRVETNLFGDKDITMPVRCILANEEDKNYVLAKKAFKAMSSRTIEQTKGNVWYLDHMLERVRVNLGTGVAKFRVSPNVWNIVLDFTKGYRKYELKTTLQFKSVYSMRFYELLSGQTNPLDYSLEELRKMFSLEKKFKAVADIERYVLEVAQKELDESSPYSFTWKRQEVASRGRNGKKVVGYTFYPKYIQKNKDPQLEQKELQAKVGNIAGAYGMLDRAVSDYLLYNLNMTKEEINANKALFLTAQQTLPNLVEHLADLRERAARSGKGTGWIINGLKGKIKKGK
- the mbpA gene encoding mobilization protein MbpA, with protein sequence MNKEKDNKKTFRRTRQETSSPVRQTTLTFRVNDAERRIIEDRAKSCGKNVSEYLRQVVLSRTPRAAFTDDEREQLKVVSAMRYNLQQLNNYFHSQEWIMVKLQNERIISVLKKLLRV
- a CDS encoding transcriptional regulator encodes the protein MKVGDNVLISPDLTHQTDWVKGKVIDVEQNQFVGVVISAETSDGDIFFGYEDLFKAAEVCMH
- a CDS encoding Txe/YoeB family addiction module toxin — its product is MYELDFTEQSQKEIARLRKSDAQAYKKLKLLLAELREHPYTGTGHPHQLRYVDGMWSRKLDKKNRLRYIVNDTTIVVLVLSAMGHYDDK
- a CDS encoding replication initiation protein, producing MARTIKSNELAIQSYIFTTAKYDFNAYEKRIMYRLVELAQDEIKGIMIRDNMHKIEPTLFGREITMPVADILRNEKDQNYTIAKKAFRSLAQKGVEYEDDKFWQYTAIIANPKIDKIKGSVVFTVLDDIWRCLLDFTKGYRKYELVTAMQFKSVYSMRMYELMSGQTKPLTYKFEDLKERFGVKDKYKLVGHFKTRVLDIAKKELDECSPYSFNYTEEKEGRKVVGFNFFPTFNPEKKDPELYEREKRSKLTARAQISKAALDYLRYSFEFKAAEINKNKKTIVEGEQKIPDFIGFLSSLVGSSRTAKNRIGYVINAIKKKTAEI